A window of the Thalassoglobus sp. JC818 genome harbors these coding sequences:
- a CDS encoding response regulator, translating to MSDESSSSDPKSSLQWIWSPESVPSQGSNVQNWDAYRTLLDSLPFHILIKDRSGRRVYGNPAYLKLHNFTLEEMQGKTDFDLFPEDLAREFSADDQQVMSTGERSWAVEKHLNADGERYWIERIKTPLRTPDQKVVGVQIVFWDVSRLNRTEEALDHERSLMSSLMDNIPDAIYFKDKASRFIRMSSAQARKFGIESADAAIGLTDADIFTEEHARQALADEAKIMATGVPMVARIEKETWPDREDTWVSTTKMPLRDSAGEVVGTFGISRDITELKKTQDELQQARDSADLASKAKSDFLANMSHEIRTPMNAIIGMTELLLDTSLDRSQREYLKIVQESGESLLSLLNDILDFSKIEAGHLELDRRSFDLHQSIGNTLRSLALRAHAKGIELAYSIDPKIPMALIGDVGRLRQVIVNLVGNAIKFTSEGEVVLTIEAVESTQDLITLQISVRDTGIGIPEDKQALVFDEFQQADSSTTRTYGGTGLGLAISSRLVQLMNGEISVQSEAGSGSTFTFSAQLEIDHAEDSNVQPDVSEIEGARILIVDDNATNRRILTQMLSNWGVQPEAVHSAKAAFEALRQAAETSRPIQAVLLDVNMPEASGFDFAEWVRKEVQFQTLPLLMLTSGGRPGDTERRRELNISAKMMKPVKQSEVFEEIVRALGVQPSAGMNEVEEASLDVDQFKGCRVLLAEDNLVNQKLAVGILNKLNCEVTVAETGIEAIDKWQKAEFDVILMDIQMPDLDGLQATQQIRALEAEDKHLPIIAMTAHAMSGDREKCLAAGMDDYLSKPVRVGELREKLSSIMNSSNGSSSTSTPDAGSPVEDPWKNYDWSVALENVAGDLELLETVLDAFLAEYPPLLEGIRTSIENEEFDRLSKNAHTLKGTLLSIGALAPAETLLSLEECAKNEDSNRAQTLNHQLRSEFEKLIPILKAGPGA from the coding sequence ATGTCGGATGAGAGTTCCTCTTCAGATCCCAAGTCATCACTGCAATGGATATGGAGTCCTGAGAGCGTCCCGTCTCAAGGATCGAATGTTCAAAACTGGGACGCTTACCGGACTCTGCTCGACAGCTTGCCGTTCCACATTCTCATCAAAGATCGATCGGGCCGCAGAGTTTATGGGAATCCGGCCTATCTCAAGCTGCATAACTTCACGCTCGAAGAGATGCAGGGGAAAACGGACTTTGACCTCTTCCCGGAAGATCTCGCTCGCGAGTTCAGTGCTGATGACCAACAGGTGATGTCGACGGGGGAACGCTCTTGGGCAGTTGAGAAACACCTCAATGCAGACGGAGAACGCTATTGGATTGAGCGAATTAAAACTCCGCTTCGCACTCCGGACCAAAAGGTCGTCGGCGTGCAGATTGTTTTCTGGGATGTCTCCCGGCTCAATCGAACCGAAGAGGCGCTCGATCATGAACGCTCGCTCATGTCGTCCCTGATGGACAATATTCCCGATGCCATTTACTTCAAAGACAAAGCGAGTCGCTTTATCCGGATGAGTTCTGCCCAAGCACGCAAGTTTGGAATTGAATCGGCGGATGCAGCCATCGGTCTCACCGACGCAGACATATTTACTGAAGAACATGCCCGTCAGGCTCTTGCGGATGAAGCAAAGATCATGGCCACGGGGGTTCCGATGGTGGCGCGAATTGAAAAGGAGACATGGCCGGATCGGGAGGACACATGGGTCTCAACGACCAAAATGCCTCTTCGAGACAGCGCTGGTGAAGTCGTCGGAACATTCGGGATTTCCAGAGATATCACAGAACTCAAGAAGACGCAGGACGAATTACAACAAGCTCGCGATTCGGCCGATTTGGCAAGCAAAGCCAAGAGTGACTTTCTTGCCAACATGAGTCATGAGATTCGAACTCCGATGAACGCGATCATTGGGATGACGGAGTTGCTGCTCGATACCAGTCTTGATCGATCGCAGCGGGAGTATTTGAAGATCGTCCAGGAATCCGGGGAGTCTTTACTGAGCCTTCTCAACGACATCCTCGACTTTTCCAAAATCGAAGCGGGTCACCTGGAACTGGACCGCAGGTCTTTCGACCTTCACCAAAGCATTGGAAACACGCTGCGCTCACTCGCTCTGCGGGCACACGCGAAGGGCATCGAATTGGCTTACTCGATTGACCCCAAGATCCCGATGGCTCTGATTGGGGATGTCGGTCGATTGAGACAGGTCATCGTGAACCTCGTCGGGAATGCGATCAAATTCACTTCGGAAGGCGAAGTTGTCCTGACGATCGAAGCAGTGGAGTCGACGCAGGACCTCATCACTCTTCAGATTTCTGTCCGTGATACGGGGATTGGAATTCCTGAAGACAAGCAGGCTCTCGTCTTCGATGAGTTTCAACAGGCGGATTCATCGACGACACGAACATACGGCGGAACCGGTCTCGGGCTGGCGATTTCGTCGCGGCTTGTACAGCTGATGAATGGAGAGATTTCGGTTCAGAGTGAAGCCGGGAGCGGAAGTACCTTCACGTTCTCCGCGCAGCTGGAGATCGATCATGCGGAAGATTCGAACGTACAGCCAGATGTCTCAGAGATTGAAGGGGCTCGCATTCTGATTGTCGACGACAACGCGACGAATCGTCGAATCCTGACTCAGATGCTTTCGAACTGGGGAGTCCAACCGGAAGCTGTCCACTCCGCGAAAGCCGCATTTGAAGCGCTTCGGCAAGCTGCTGAAACATCCCGACCGATCCAGGCGGTTCTTCTGGATGTCAACATGCCTGAAGCATCGGGATTTGATTTCGCAGAGTGGGTCCGTAAAGAAGTGCAATTTCAGACTCTGCCGCTGTTGATGCTTACATCGGGTGGAAGACCTGGCGATACGGAACGCCGACGGGAACTCAACATCAGCGCCAAGATGATGAAGCCGGTCAAGCAGTCCGAGGTTTTCGAAGAGATTGTACGAGCGCTCGGTGTACAGCCATCTGCCGGGATGAATGAGGTTGAGGAAGCATCGTTAGATGTCGATCAATTCAAGGGCTGTCGCGTTTTGCTGGCAGAGGACAATCTCGTCAATCAGAAATTGGCGGTCGGAATTCTCAACAAGCTGAACTGCGAAGTGACCGTTGCCGAAACCGGAATCGAGGCCATTGACAAGTGGCAAAAGGCTGAGTTCGATGTGATTCTGATGGACATTCAGATGCCGGATCTGGATGGTCTACAAGCGACGCAACAGATTCGTGCTCTGGAAGCCGAAGATAAACATCTTCCAATCATTGCCATGACCGCACATGCAATGTCGGGAGACCGCGAGAAGTGTCTGGCCGCCGGAATGGATGACTACCTTTCGAAGCCTGTCCGAGTGGGTGAGCTTCGCGAGAAATTGAGTTCCATCATGAACTCGTCGAATGGTTCGTCGTCGACATCGACCCCTGATGCGGGATCGCCAGTCGAAGATCCATGGAAGAACTACGACTGGTCGGTGGCATTAGAGAATGTCGCTGGGGATCTTGAACTTCTGGAAACCGTGCTGGACGCATTCCTCGCGGAATACCCTCCGCTTCTCGAGGGGATTCGAACCAGCATTGAAAATGAAGAGTTCGACCGACTCAGCAAGAACGCTCATACACTCAAGGGGACTCTTTTGAGCATTGGAGCCCTCGCTCCCGCTGAAACGCTCTTGTCACTTGAAGAGTGTGCGAAGAATGAAGATTCAAATCGGGCGCAGACTCTCAATCATCAGCTGCGCTCCGAGTTCGAAAAGCTCATCCCGATCTTGAAAGCTGGTCCCGGCGCGTAA
- a CDS encoding amidohydrolase family protein, which produces MRLALCIILWMGIQTVAADDVSTAQPQGLRSHSPSTFLLRNAHVVVRPGVELENADILVVDRKISVVGAGLVAPAEAQVVDCSDKTIYAGFVDAYVEQSVSTEPIESGAPYWNEAIRPQLRVARQLDVNSLNQSTRRKQGFTSVLAAPDGGILKGSGSVILLTGKPASEAILRPDATQHIKLTVQRGRGRSPNSPMGAVALARQAFYDAKWYDSAWSVAKEDPTLERPEQNDALDALNLDLADDRLFIADTTNELMFLRADRFAREFGLELAVLGSGNEYRRLNEIAGTGRAVILPVDYPKPPNVGTIETAMNASLEDLMHWDLAPENPARLEKSGVTFAFTTNGLDSPSKFLEGLRTAVNRGLTRDRALSALTVIPAELFGVDDQVGTIEQGKLANLVITDGDLFEKKSKVVETWVAGQRFEFDRPSDREVTGEWTLSIVDPSDAESVEQWKLSISERKEKLSGELSRPEEMEEVPDDQVSDSNADAPPEDETEEISDDDPNAASEEKDSSQEESDEDKKIFKLTKLILNGTRLSGTFLSYDKPTPGVVRWTMVIDKDGNTGSGHILYPDATKKTFTGERSPSEENSSDTSESEDDESEESDDEEEDLSSSFAVNYPLGAYGVDEVVSTSEKVALVGATIWTSGPEGIIQNGTLLIDGGKIVAVGAYVPIDRNTRTVDATGMHITPGLIDCHSHMATDGGVNESGQAITAEVRIGDFIDCDDINIYRQLAGGVTTSNILHGSANPIGGQNQVIKLRWGMNDEQLKFREAPAGIKFALGENVKQSNWGDDHTSRYPQTRMGVEQIFIDEFRAAQEYAQRQEQYRRDREGIPPRRDLELDAIAEILAGDRWIHCHSYRQDEILAFIRVLDEFDITIGTFQHILEGYKVADAMAEHGAMGSAFSDWWAYKFEVYDAIPYAGALMHEAGVVVSFNSDDRELARHLNTEAAKAIKYGGLSPEEALKFVTLNPAKQLRIDEYVGSLEAGKHADFVVWFGSPLSTTSRCEQTWIDGRQYFDYTQSQVVAARNDSMRNSLIQKILKTGQDMKDPDAEPDDPEQLWPRDDMFCGVHGFQD; this is translated from the coding sequence ATGCGTTTGGCGTTGTGCATAATTCTCTGGATGGGAATCCAAACTGTGGCTGCGGACGATGTTTCGACTGCGCAGCCGCAAGGGCTCAGGAGTCATTCTCCGTCAACATTCCTTTTGAGAAATGCCCACGTCGTCGTTCGACCTGGAGTGGAACTCGAAAACGCGGACATCCTCGTTGTCGATCGGAAAATCTCGGTCGTCGGTGCAGGCCTAGTCGCTCCAGCAGAAGCTCAGGTTGTCGATTGCTCCGACAAAACAATTTATGCCGGATTTGTCGACGCTTACGTCGAGCAAAGTGTTTCGACCGAACCGATCGAGAGTGGAGCCCCTTATTGGAACGAAGCGATTCGGCCTCAATTGCGAGTCGCGCGACAGCTAGACGTGAATTCGCTGAACCAGTCGACTCGACGAAAACAAGGATTCACCTCGGTCCTGGCTGCACCGGATGGAGGCATTCTGAAAGGGTCCGGCTCCGTCATTCTGCTCACGGGGAAACCTGCGAGTGAAGCAATTCTGCGACCCGATGCGACGCAACACATCAAACTGACTGTCCAGCGTGGGAGAGGACGATCACCCAACTCCCCAATGGGGGCTGTCGCTCTCGCACGTCAGGCATTTTACGACGCCAAGTGGTACGACTCCGCCTGGTCCGTCGCGAAGGAAGATCCCACGCTGGAGCGACCCGAACAGAACGACGCGCTCGACGCACTCAATCTCGATCTTGCCGATGATCGACTCTTCATCGCAGACACGACGAACGAACTGATGTTTTTGCGAGCCGATCGTTTTGCGAGAGAATTTGGATTGGAGTTAGCTGTCCTTGGCAGCGGAAATGAATACCGCCGACTTAATGAAATCGCAGGAACCGGGCGGGCTGTCATTCTTCCCGTTGACTATCCCAAGCCGCCGAACGTCGGAACCATCGAAACAGCGATGAATGCATCTCTCGAAGATTTGATGCACTGGGACCTGGCTCCAGAGAATCCGGCACGCCTCGAAAAATCGGGCGTTACTTTCGCCTTCACAACGAATGGACTCGATTCGCCGTCCAAATTTCTTGAAGGACTTCGAACCGCAGTAAATCGTGGTCTTACCCGAGACAGAGCACTCTCTGCATTGACGGTCATCCCCGCAGAGTTGTTCGGCGTGGACGACCAGGTTGGAACGATCGAACAAGGGAAGTTGGCGAATCTCGTCATCACCGACGGCGACCTTTTCGAAAAGAAATCGAAAGTGGTCGAGACCTGGGTTGCCGGTCAAAGATTCGAATTCGATCGACCGTCAGATCGTGAAGTGACTGGAGAATGGACTCTCAGCATTGTCGATCCATCAGATGCAGAGTCTGTCGAGCAATGGAAACTATCGATTAGCGAACGTAAAGAAAAGCTCAGTGGAGAATTGTCGCGACCTGAAGAGATGGAAGAAGTTCCCGACGATCAAGTGAGCGATTCCAACGCTGACGCCCCTCCCGAAGACGAGACCGAAGAAATCTCTGACGACGATCCGAATGCGGCCTCAGAAGAGAAAGACTCGTCTCAGGAAGAAAGCGACGAAGACAAGAAAATATTCAAACTGACGAAGCTCATTCTGAATGGAACTCGCCTGAGTGGAACGTTCCTGAGCTACGACAAGCCGACGCCGGGAGTTGTCCGCTGGACAATGGTCATCGACAAGGATGGAAACACCGGCTCCGGACATATCCTCTATCCCGATGCCACGAAGAAGACTTTCACAGGAGAAAGATCGCCCTCAGAAGAGAACTCTTCAGACACCTCAGAGAGTGAAGACGACGAGTCAGAAGAATCCGACGATGAGGAAGAAGACCTGTCTTCGTCGTTCGCGGTGAACTATCCGCTCGGAGCCTATGGCGTCGATGAAGTCGTTTCCACTTCGGAGAAGGTTGCCCTCGTCGGTGCGACGATCTGGACATCCGGTCCGGAAGGGATCATTCAAAACGGCACCCTTCTCATTGACGGAGGAAAAATCGTTGCGGTCGGAGCCTATGTTCCCATCGACCGAAACACTCGAACCGTCGATGCAACCGGCATGCACATCACTCCCGGGCTGATTGATTGTCATTCCCACATGGCGACTGACGGCGGAGTGAATGAAAGTGGACAGGCCATTACCGCTGAAGTCCGGATCGGCGACTTCATTGATTGCGATGACATCAACATCTACCGCCAGTTGGCTGGTGGAGTGACCACGTCCAACATTCTTCACGGCTCTGCCAATCCCATCGGCGGACAGAATCAAGTCATCAAACTGCGCTGGGGAATGAACGACGAACAGCTGAAGTTTCGTGAAGCTCCGGCAGGCATTAAGTTCGCCCTCGGAGAGAACGTCAAACAAAGCAACTGGGGCGACGATCACACTTCTCGCTACCCGCAAACACGAATGGGTGTCGAGCAAATTTTCATCGACGAATTTCGCGCAGCCCAGGAATACGCTCAACGACAGGAACAATACCGTCGCGACCGAGAAGGAATTCCTCCGCGTCGTGATCTTGAACTCGATGCCATCGCTGAAATTCTCGCCGGTGATCGATGGATTCACTGTCACAGCTATCGCCAGGATGAGATTCTGGCTTTCATTCGTGTTCTCGATGAATTCGATATCACGATCGGAACGTTTCAGCACATTCTCGAAGGCTATAAAGTCGCAGATGCCATGGCTGAACATGGAGCGATGGGCTCTGCGTTCTCCGACTGGTGGGCTTATAAGTTTGAAGTGTACGACGCGATCCCTTACGCCGGTGCTCTGATGCACGAAGCTGGCGTTGTCGTCTCGTTCAACTCCGACGATCGAGAACTCGCCCGGCACCTGAACACTGAGGCAGCCAAAGCCATTAAATACGGAGGACTCAGTCCGGAAGAAGCTCTGAAGTTCGTCACGCTGAACCCCGCCAAACAGCTTCGGATCGACGAGTATGTGGGATCACTGGAAGCCGGAAAACATGCGGACTTCGTTGTCTGGTTCGGCTCGCCACTCTCGACGACGTCTCGCTGTGAGCAGACATGGATCGATGGCCGTCAGTACTTCGACTACACGCAAAGTCAGGTCGTTGCTGCACGAAACGACTCTATGCGGAACTCATTGATTCAGAAGATCCTGAAGACAGGGCAAGACATGAAAGACCCGGACGCGGAACCGGATGACCCGGAACAACTCTGGCCACGTGACGACATGTTCTGTGGAGTTCACGGTTTTCAGGACTAG
- a CDS encoding amidohydrolase family protein, whose amino-acid sequence MKLNSVIRSRTLFCASVLAALIVSLTLKASDEIPGGPQRGPIALIGADVYPVSQPPIPNGVVLFEKGKITAIGPAREIAIPANTQRVSLAGKRIYPSLIESHSILGLVEIPAVRASRDQRETGSINPNVRAVAAVNPDSELIPVARANGVLLALSAPEGGLVSGQASMLQLDGWTSEDLALEPSIGMIVNWPSVKNDLKDGSNDKDRVDELRDLLDEARAYRAGRVGDQSQQQTDLKLEALRPVIDRQIPILVWADSVSVIQSAVAFAVEQNIRIVILGGYDAPACADLLKKHEVPVVVSAVYRLPRRRNDAFDSAYTLPARLHAAGVSFAISGSASSRSSSNTRNLPYHAGVAVAYGLPEDEALKAITLSPAEIYGIEDRVGSLDVGKDATLIVTDGDPLETPTSVTHAWIQGRSVELTSRHTRLYEKYQQKYRQLGSQ is encoded by the coding sequence ATGAAACTAAATTCAGTGATCCGATCCCGAACTTTATTCTGTGCTAGTGTTCTGGCAGCTCTCATTGTTTCCTTAACACTGAAGGCATCGGATGAAATTCCGGGAGGCCCTCAGCGAGGACCGATTGCACTCATCGGAGCCGATGTTTACCCAGTGAGTCAGCCTCCAATTCCCAACGGAGTGGTGCTCTTCGAGAAGGGGAAAATCACAGCCATCGGCCCCGCCCGAGAGATTGCGATTCCCGCCAACACACAGAGAGTTTCTCTCGCAGGTAAGCGAATCTATCCCAGCTTAATCGAATCACATTCGATTCTCGGACTTGTTGAAATTCCAGCGGTCCGGGCCAGTCGAGACCAGCGTGAGACCGGCTCCATCAACCCCAACGTGCGGGCTGTCGCAGCTGTGAATCCCGACAGCGAATTGATTCCAGTCGCGCGAGCAAATGGAGTCCTTCTCGCGTTGTCTGCTCCGGAAGGTGGTCTGGTTTCCGGTCAAGCTTCGATGCTGCAGTTGGATGGCTGGACGAGTGAAGACCTCGCGTTGGAACCATCCATTGGAATGATCGTGAACTGGCCAAGTGTCAAAAACGATCTCAAAGACGGCTCCAACGACAAGGACCGTGTTGACGAACTTCGAGACCTGCTCGATGAAGCTCGAGCCTATCGCGCTGGTCGAGTTGGGGATCAAAGCCAACAGCAGACTGATCTCAAGCTGGAAGCACTTCGCCCGGTGATCGATCGGCAAATTCCGATTCTGGTCTGGGCGGATTCCGTTTCCGTCATCCAATCTGCCGTTGCGTTTGCCGTCGAACAGAATATCAGAATCGTCATCCTTGGCGGCTACGATGCTCCAGCGTGTGCTGATCTCCTGAAGAAGCACGAAGTTCCAGTTGTTGTCTCCGCCGTGTACCGACTCCCTCGTCGAAGGAACGATGCATTCGACTCTGCCTATACGTTACCTGCGAGGCTACACGCAGCGGGGGTTTCGTTTGCTATCTCAGGCAGTGCGTCATCGCGAAGCTCGTCGAATACCAGAAACCTTCCGTATCACGCGGGCGTCGCTGTGGCTTACGGACTTCCCGAAGATGAAGCCTTGAAAGCGATTACGTTGTCCCCTGCAGAGATTTATGGAATCGAAGATCGCGTCGGATCCCTCGACGTCGGAAAAGATGCGACACTCATTGTGACAGACGGCGACCCGCTCGAAACGCCGACGAGTGTCACACATGCGTGGATTCAAGGACGTTCCGTGGAGCTCACAAGCCGTCACACCCGGCTCTACGAAAAGTATCAGCAAAAGTATCGACAGCTGGGAAGCCAGTAG
- a CDS encoding DUF1501 domain-containing protein, translated as MLRIVGTEKGRLCGRQSRRRFLQVGALAPFGLSLSQQLRAEANGHPKSNKAVILIWQHGGPSQLDTFDMKPHAPSEYRGPFRSIESTLPGLPVCELMPCHAKVMDKCTVVRSFSHNNGDHWAAAHWMLTGRLGANGSDRVPRQPSMGAVASHLLGPTQPGSLSSVNINDGGFGFHGGAWLGVQHNPFRTGEFSYGNEAGRLPTGDAKSFELVDSLSESRLMNRVSLQRQLDQLRYQMDHSGVFAGIDEIDGQALDILLTGKTRAAFDLSQEPQSLRDAYGPGWGEQALLARRLVEAGVRFVSLNTGYWDDHGRIEANLRFKLPRHDQAVGTLIQDLHDRGMLDDVTVISAGEFGRTPRINGDAGRDHWPQAQSILFAGGGYRHGQIVGATNSKAEFPTDRPISVEDFCATVYDAVGLSTDDTIIDHSGRPTHLVPSGDVIRELV; from the coding sequence ATGCTGCGAATTGTTGGAACAGAAAAAGGCCGATTGTGTGGTCGTCAATCGCGACGACGTTTCCTCCAAGTGGGAGCGCTCGCTCCGTTTGGCTTGAGCCTCAGTCAACAGCTTCGGGCGGAAGCGAACGGTCATCCAAAGTCGAACAAAGCGGTCATTTTGATCTGGCAGCATGGGGGGCCATCGCAGCTCGATACCTTCGACATGAAGCCTCATGCTCCCTCGGAATATCGAGGGCCATTTCGCTCGATCGAATCGACGCTTCCCGGATTGCCCGTCTGCGAACTGATGCCATGCCATGCCAAGGTGATGGATAAGTGCACGGTTGTTCGCAGCTTCTCACACAACAATGGAGACCACTGGGCAGCCGCTCACTGGATGTTGACCGGACGTCTGGGAGCGAATGGTTCAGACCGTGTGCCGCGACAACCTTCAATGGGTGCAGTGGCATCTCATCTTCTTGGCCCCACGCAGCCGGGAAGTCTTTCGTCGGTCAACATTAACGATGGAGGATTCGGGTTCCATGGCGGAGCCTGGTTAGGAGTTCAACACAATCCGTTTCGAACCGGCGAATTCAGCTACGGGAATGAAGCTGGCCGACTGCCGACTGGAGATGCCAAGAGTTTCGAACTCGTCGATTCACTGAGCGAGAGTCGGCTGATGAATCGCGTTTCGCTGCAGCGGCAACTCGATCAACTCCGCTATCAAATGGATCATTCGGGAGTCTTCGCCGGGATCGATGAAATCGATGGGCAAGCTCTCGATATTCTACTCACTGGCAAGACGCGAGCAGCTTTCGATCTGTCACAAGAACCGCAGTCACTTCGAGATGCTTACGGCCCGGGTTGGGGTGAACAGGCTTTGTTGGCGCGACGACTTGTCGAGGCTGGTGTCCGTTTCGTTTCCCTGAACACAGGTTACTGGGATGATCACGGTCGAATTGAAGCCAACCTTCGTTTCAAACTCCCCAGACATGATCAGGCAGTCGGTACGTTGATTCAGGATCTGCACGATCGTGGAATGCTCGACGATGTGACTGTGATCTCAGCTGGAGAATTCGGAAGAACACCGCGCATCAATGGCGACGCAGGACGAGATCACTGGCCACAGGCGCAGAGTATCCTGTTTGCTGGTGGAGGGTATCGCCACGGGCAGATTGTCGGAGCGACCAACAGCAAGGCAGAGTTCCCGACCGATCGGCCGATTAGCGTGGAAGATTTCTGTGCAACCGTCTACGACGCTGTCGGACTCAGCACAGATGATACGATCATCGACCATTCGGGACGCCCGACGCACCTCGTTCCTTCCGGCGACGTGATTCGCGAACTTGTCTAA
- a CDS encoding ABC-F family ATP-binding cassette domain-containing protein, producing the protein MSVLLQLVKGEKSYGDQMLLDQADVTLYENVKVGFVGRNGAGKSTLLRVLLGEEDLDSGEVIRSPDLRIGYLRQHDPFQPGESAMDFLLRDSGQPDWKCGAVAGQFELKGAYLEGPISALSGGWQTRVKLAALLLHEPNLLVLDEPTNFLDLRTQILLEHFLRGFNQACLIVSHDRSFLSQTCSETLELSRGKLTMYPGQIESFLEYRQERKEHDERINAAVEAKQKQLQRFIDKNRARASTAAQAKSKSKQLERLQLVDIAAEEAVAHIRVPTVEPRKGPAVRCEGMAIGYPKNTVAKDITLEIEHGDRAAIVGDNGQGKTTLLRTLVESLKPVEGDVRWGYGCEIGTYAQHVYTSLPPEQTVLEYLDYVAKPGTTTQELLAGAGAMLFRGGHTKKKVSVLSGGERARLCLAGLLLGTYNILVLDEPGNHLDVETIESLLDALEDYEGTVIFTSHDRHFMKRLATSVIEVRDGHVRNYGGDYDSYLYSVNKEIDDGERERNSKAKSSPGVELAPESTRTQADWKEEKKLQREISKLEKSIARLDDRKRELNDKLAKTPDATEAMKVHEELTEVQSQLTEAEDRWLELQSGE; encoded by the coding sequence ATGTCTGTCTTGCTGCAACTTGTCAAAGGCGAGAAAAGCTACGGCGACCAGATGCTTCTGGATCAGGCGGATGTCACGCTGTATGAAAACGTCAAAGTTGGTTTCGTCGGCCGAAACGGTGCCGGAAAATCGACGCTTCTCCGAGTTCTTCTCGGTGAAGAAGATCTGGACAGCGGAGAAGTCATTCGCAGCCCGGATCTAAGAATCGGCTACTTACGTCAGCACGATCCGTTTCAGCCCGGCGAATCTGCGATGGATTTCCTTCTGCGCGATTCCGGACAACCCGACTGGAAATGCGGCGCCGTCGCTGGTCAGTTTGAACTCAAGGGAGCCTACCTTGAAGGTCCGATTTCGGCACTTTCCGGAGGATGGCAGACCCGCGTCAAGCTGGCAGCCCTCCTCCTTCACGAACCGAATTTGCTTGTCCTCGATGAACCGACGAACTTCCTCGACCTTCGAACACAAATTCTTCTCGAACACTTCTTGCGTGGGTTCAATCAGGCTTGTTTGATCGTTTCTCACGATCGATCATTCCTCAGCCAAACATGTTCAGAAACCCTCGAACTCTCTCGGGGCAAACTGACGATGTACCCCGGACAAATTGAATCGTTCCTGGAGTACCGACAAGAACGCAAAGAACACGACGAACGAATCAACGCGGCGGTCGAAGCGAAGCAGAAACAGCTCCAGCGATTTATCGACAAGAACCGCGCCCGTGCGAGCACTGCTGCTCAAGCGAAATCGAAAAGTAAGCAACTCGAACGCCTCCAACTCGTTGACATCGCTGCCGAGGAAGCAGTCGCGCACATTCGCGTCCCGACGGTCGAACCTCGAAAAGGTCCAGCAGTTCGTTGCGAAGGTATGGCCATTGGTTATCCGAAAAATACCGTCGCCAAGGACATCACCCTGGAGATTGAACACGGCGATCGCGCTGCAATCGTCGGGGATAACGGACAAGGAAAAACCACGCTTCTGCGAACTCTCGTCGAGTCACTGAAACCGGTCGAGGGGGATGTCCGCTGGGGTTATGGATGTGAGATCGGAACTTACGCGCAGCACGTCTACACATCCCTTCCGCCCGAGCAAACTGTCCTTGAGTACCTCGATTACGTCGCCAAACCCGGCACGACCACGCAAGAACTTCTCGCGGGTGCTGGAGCGATGCTCTTTCGCGGAGGACACACCAAGAAGAAGGTATCAGTCCTGTCGGGGGGAGAGCGAGCACGTCTCTGTCTCGCCGGCCTGCTTCTCGGGACTTACAACATTCTCGTTCTCGACGAACCGGGCAACCACCTGGATGTTGAGACTATTGAATCACTTCTCGACGCACTCGAGGACTACGAAGGAACTGTGATTTTCACCAGCCACGATCGGCACTTCATGAAGCGTCTCGCGACGTCTGTCATCGAAGTCCGCGACGGGCATGTGCGGAATTACGGAGGCGACTACGACTCTTATCTTTACTCGGTCAACAAAGAGATCGACGACGGAGAACGTGAGCGAAATTCAAAAGCAAAGTCGTCGCCGGGAGTTGAACTAGCTCCGGAATCGACACGGACGCAAGCCGACTGGAAAGAAGAGAAGAAGCTTCAACGCGAAATCTCAAAGCTCGAAAAATCAATCGCTCGTCTCGATGACCGAAAACGTGAGCTCAATGACAAACTCGCGAAAACTCCCGACGCGACGGAAGCAATGAAAGTTCACGAAGAACTGACCGAAGTTCAGTCTCAATTGACGGAAGCAGAGGACCGCTGGCTGGAACTTCAAAGCGGAGAATAG